A single window of Nicotiana sylvestris chromosome 3, ASM39365v2, whole genome shotgun sequence DNA harbors:
- the LOC104244746 gene encoding uncharacterized protein yields MEMEMMLPSPPAVFNLDDSACTTPYISAPSSPERFDDGFTFEFSGYELEKSSISAADELFDGGRIKPLSQNESRGRERTQNSSNSSSPVRRHKATRSLSPWRVSDLLLFDNNENIDQDNTAISATAACSSSDSSSVSSLISLWNRKWKLTDLLLFRSASESRATSNTEELNKYELVKKARQDNVKSNSSNVGSAVPSSRRRKVPISAHELHYKMKREVLKEMKKKTFLPYKQGLLGCSGLDDPISMYMTQS; encoded by the coding sequence ATGGAGATGGAAATGATGTTGCCATCACCACCTGCCGTTTTTAACTTGGACGACAGTGCTTGTACTACTCCTTATATAAGTGCTCCTTCAAGTCCTGAACGTTTTGATGATGGTTTTACTTTTGAATTTAGTGGATATGAGTTGGAGAAAAGCTCAATATCAGCAGCTGATGAGCTCTTTGATGGAGGAAGAATCAAGCCTTTAAGTCAAAATGAAAGTCGGGGAAGGGAAAGAACtcaaaattcttcaaattctTCAAGTCCCGTCAGAAGGCACAAAGCAACAAGGTCATTATCTCCTTGGAGAGTTTCTGATTTGCTATTATTTGATAACAATGAAAACATTGATCAAGATAACACAGCGATCTCTGCTACTGCTGCTTGTTCTTCTTCGGATTCTTCTTCAGTTTCATCATTGATATCGCTATGGAACAGAAAATGGAAACTGACAGATTTATTGCTATTCAGAAGTGCTTCTGAGAGTCGAGCAACTAGCAATACAGAAGAGTTGAACAAGTATGAGTTGGTGAAGAAAGCCCGTCAAGATAATGTTAAATCGAATAGTAGTAATGTGGGATCAGCGGTACCGAGCTCGAGGAGGAGGAAGGTACCAATTTCGGCTCATGAGTTGCATTACAAGATGAAGAGAGAAGTGTTGAAAGAGATGAAGAAGAAAACTTTCTTACCGTACAAACAAGGTTTACTTGGTTGCTCGGGGCTAGATGATCCAATTTCAATGTACATGACTCAGTCGTGA